The following are from one region of the Vibrio hyugaensis genome:
- a CDS encoding protein-glutamate O-methyltransferase — protein sequence MTAITISDQEYRDFSRFLESQCGIVLGDSKQYLVRSRLSPLVTKFKLASLSDLLRDVVTGRNRELRVAAVDAMTTNETLWFRDTYPFTVLADKLLPEMAANKRPIKIWSAASSSGQEPYSMAMTILETQQRKPGLLPSVSITATDISASMLDMCRAGVYDNLALGRGLSPERRRTFFEDAGDGRMKVKDNVKRLVNFRPQNLMESYALMGKFDIIFCRNVLIYFSPEMKSKVLNQMANSLNPGGYLLLGASESLTGLTDKFEMVRCNPGIIYKLK from the coding sequence ATGACTGCTATTACAATCAGTGATCAAGAGTATCGTGACTTTAGCCGTTTTCTAGAATCACAGTGTGGCATCGTATTAGGTGACAGTAAGCAATACCTAGTGCGCAGCCGACTGAGCCCGCTTGTAACTAAGTTCAAGCTTGCTTCGTTGTCTGATTTGCTCCGTGATGTCGTAACTGGCCGCAACCGTGAACTACGAGTTGCTGCTGTGGATGCGATGACGACTAACGAAACATTGTGGTTCCGAGATACTTATCCGTTCACGGTATTAGCTGACAAATTGTTGCCGGAGATGGCGGCGAATAAGCGACCAATCAAAATTTGGTCAGCGGCTAGCTCGTCGGGTCAAGAGCCTTACTCAATGGCAATGACCATCTTGGAAACGCAGCAGCGCAAACCAGGGTTATTGCCAAGCGTATCGATCACGGCGACAGACATTTCTGCAAGCATGCTGGATATGTGCCGAGCTGGTGTTTATGACAACCTAGCATTGGGTCGTGGTCTTTCTCCTGAGCGTCGTCGTACCTTCTTTGAAGATGCAGGCGATGGCCGTATGAAAGTCAAAGATAACGTGAAACGTTTGGTAAACTTCCGTCCACAAAACTTGATGGAAAGTTATGCGCTGATGGGCAAGTTCGACATTATTTTCTGTCGCAACGTATTGATTTATTTCTCGCCAGAGATGAAGTCTAAAGTGCTGAACCAGATGGCAAACAGTTTAAATCCTGGTGGTTACCTACTGTTGGGCGCTTCGGAATCGCTCACTGGTTTGACCGACAAATTTGAAATGGTGCGCTGTAATCCGGGCATCATTTACAAGCTAAAGTAG
- a CDS encoding chemotaxis protein CheV, translating into MTGILDSVNQRTQLVGQNRLELLTFRLMGRQRYGINVFKVKEVLQCPKLTSMPNLHPLVKGVAHIRGHTVSVIDLSLAIGGRPTTDIDKCFVVIAEFNRTIQAFLVSSVERIINMHWEAILPPPDGAGKAHYLTAVTNIDNELVEILDVEKILAEIAPVDETMDSTIGEEIAVAEQAKPIVRRILIADDSTVARKQVERAITSIGFEVVSVKDGKEAYNKLLEMAQEGSIYDQISLVISDIEMPEMDGYTLTAEIRRNADLKNLYVILHSSLSGVFNQAMVERVGANTFIAKFNPDELGNAVKSALTQ; encoded by the coding sequence ATGACGGGGATTCTTGATTCGGTGAATCAGCGTACGCAACTCGTCGGCCAAAATCGATTAGAATTACTGACATTTCGGTTGATGGGACGACAGCGTTACGGCATTAACGTATTCAAAGTAAAAGAAGTACTACAGTGCCCTAAGCTGACTTCAATGCCAAATCTACACCCTTTGGTGAAAGGTGTCGCTCATATCCGTGGCCATACTGTGTCAGTAATTGATTTAAGTCTGGCAATCGGTGGCCGCCCGACCACAGATATTGATAAATGTTTTGTCGTTATCGCTGAATTCAACCGCACCATCCAAGCGTTCTTGGTGTCGTCGGTTGAGCGCATTATTAACATGCATTGGGAAGCGATTTTGCCGCCACCAGATGGCGCGGGCAAAGCGCACTACCTAACAGCGGTAACCAACATTGATAACGAATTGGTTGAAATCCTAGACGTAGAAAAGATCTTAGCGGAGATCGCGCCTGTAGATGAAACCATGGACTCAACCATCGGTGAGGAAATTGCCGTGGCTGAGCAAGCAAAGCCAATTGTCCGCCGTATTTTGATTGCGGATGACTCAACGGTTGCACGTAAGCAGGTTGAGCGTGCAATTACTTCGATTGGATTTGAAGTTGTCTCTGTGAAAGATGGTAAAGAAGCGTACAATAAGCTGCTTGAAATGGCACAAGAAGGAAGCATCTACGATCAGATTTCGTTGGTGATCTCCGATATCGAAATGCCAGAAATGGATGGTTATACGCTAACCGCCGAGATTCGCAGAAATGCAGATTTGAAGAACCTTTATGTTATCCTCCACTCCTCATTGAGTGGCGTCTTCAACCAAGCCATGGTTGAGCGCGTGGGTGCAAACACCTTCATTGCGAAATTTAACCCAGATGAATTGGGTAACGCGGTTAAATCTGCATTAACACAATAA
- the flgC gene encoding flagellar basal body rod protein FlgC — translation MSLFNVFNVTGSAMSAESVRLNTTSSNLANADSVSSSAKDTYKARHAVFGAELSNAMRGGDTVPVKVMGIVESDKPLSAEYNPDHPLANDEGYIYKPNVNVMEEMANMISASRAYQTNVQVADSSKQMLLRTLQMGQ, via the coding sequence ATGAGCTTATTTAACGTTTTCAATGTGACAGGTTCCGCAATGAGCGCTGAATCCGTTCGTCTGAATACTACCTCAAGCAACTTGGCGAACGCCGACAGTGTCAGCAGCTCTGCGAAAGACACTTACAAGGCGCGTCATGCTGTGTTTGGTGCTGAGTTAAGTAACGCCATGCGTGGCGGTGATACGGTGCCAGTGAAGGTGATGGGTATTGTAGAAAGCGATAAACCGCTGAGTGCGGAGTACAACCCAGACCATCCTCTTGCAAACGATGAAGGCTACATCTACAAGCCTAACGTAAATGTAATGGAAGAAATGGCAAACATGATCTCGGCTTCTCGTGCATACCAAACCAATGTGCAAGTAGCGGATTCTAGTAAACAAATGCTGCTGCGTACGCTGCAGATGGGTCAATAA
- the flgB gene encoding flagellar basal body rod protein FlgB, translating into MAISFDNALGIHQYTVGVRERNAEVISTNIAQANTPGYKSRGLDFAKELQAASSGASIGLSRTDGRHIPATTTLVGDKLYRLPTQPDTGDGNTVDLDLERNLFMQNQIRHQASLDFLGSKFKNLTKAIKGE; encoded by the coding sequence ATGGCTATATCTTTTGACAATGCACTAGGCATCCACCAATACACGGTGGGCGTACGTGAGCGCAACGCGGAGGTGATTTCCACCAACATCGCGCAAGCCAACACGCCTGGTTATAAATCAAGAGGTTTAGATTTTGCTAAGGAATTGCAGGCGGCAAGTTCTGGGGCAAGCATTGGTCTTAGCCGTACAGATGGTCGGCACATTCCTGCCACTACAACGTTGGTCGGGGACAAGCTATATCGTCTTCCTACGCAACCTGATACGGGCGATGGCAATACGGTGGATTTGGATTTAGAGCGTAACTTGTTTATGCAAAACCAAATCAGACATCAAGCATCACTCGACTTTCTAGGCAGCAAATTCAAGAACTTAACCAAAGCAATCAAAGGGGAATAA